One Sphingobacteruim zhuxiongii DNA window includes the following coding sequences:
- a CDS encoding aminotransferase class V-fold PLP-dependent enzyme, giving the protein MTFSEHFNLSQEICYLNSSGNGLISKRSLQWRRDWEQQFFLVETDLRDQQASFLATVKETIARVFHAEGHKIYLTPNFSFAYSTLIDRLPRDYNYLAIEGEYPSILHPIITRNLSYHTVKADHQIEENIIAALHEKHTNVLVISIVQYISGLKVDPSFFKRLKQQFPDLLILADGSQYLGTENFSFTDSGIDALACSGYKWLCAGFGNGFLLINKTFQALLDQLLVSIPKPTADFWKTKSVLDTFFEPGHVDTVSQGTLRESLSLFEELGFE; this is encoded by the coding sequence ATGACTTTCAGCGAACACTTTAACTTATCACAGGAAATCTGCTATCTGAACAGTTCGGGAAATGGATTGATCTCAAAACGTAGCCTTCAATGGCGCCGTGATTGGGAGCAGCAGTTTTTCCTAGTTGAAACCGACTTACGTGATCAGCAAGCTTCATTCTTAGCAACGGTTAAGGAAACCATTGCGCGCGTGTTTCATGCAGAGGGGCACAAAATCTATTTGACGCCAAATTTCTCTTTTGCGTATTCTACATTAATTGACCGTTTACCGCGAGATTACAATTACTTGGCTATCGAAGGTGAATATCCTTCAATCCTGCACCCTATAATTACGCGCAATCTTTCGTACCATACGGTAAAAGCAGATCATCAAATTGAGGAAAACATTATTGCAGCACTACACGAAAAACATACAAATGTTTTAGTGATCAGTATTGTTCAATACATCAGTGGCCTAAAGGTTGACCCTAGTTTTTTTAAGCGATTAAAACAACAATTCCCAGATCTATTGATTCTTGCCGATGGGTCCCAATATTTAGGAACTGAAAACTTCTCCTTTACGGATTCAGGGATCGATGCTTTAGCATGTAGTGGATACAAGTGGTTATGTGCGGGCTTCGGCAATGGTTTTTTATTGATAAATAAAACGTTTCAAGCGCTACTGGATCAGCTGCTCGTCTCTATTCCAAAGCCGACTGCTGATTTCTGGAAAACAAAAAGTGTGCTAGACACGTTTTTTGAACCTGGACATGTAGACACCGTAAGCCAAGGAACACTACGTGAATCTTTAAGTTTATTTGAAGAATTAGGGTTTGAGTAA
- the rbfA gene encoding 30S ribosome-binding factor RbfA, whose translation MGTESKRQQRFAGVIQQDLAEMFQREGKSWAPGAFITVTKVRVTPDLSIARVFLSFLNTNTAKADIDHIRTKTNEIRYKLGGRIKNQARIVPQLEFFLDDTNEYVEHMDKIFEEISKEPRQPEE comes from the coding sequence ATGGGAACAGAAAGTAAAAGACAGCAACGATTCGCCGGCGTTATTCAGCAAGATTTAGCAGAAATGTTTCAGCGAGAAGGTAAATCGTGGGCTCCTGGTGCCTTTATTACCGTAACAAAAGTTCGTGTAACACCTGACTTATCCATTGCCCGCGTATTTTTAAGTTTCTTAAATACCAATACGGCAAAGGCTGATATTGATCATATCCGTACTAAAACCAACGAAATTCGCTACAAACTAGGTGGAAGAATCAAAAATCAAGCGCGCATTGTGCCGCAATTGGAATTCTTCTTAGATGACACCAATGAATATGTCGAACACATGGACAAGATCTTTGAGGAAATCAGCAAAGAACCCCGTCAACCAGAAGAATAA
- the aat gene encoding leucyl/phenylalanyl-tRNA--protein transferase — protein MPYLLDEAQLAFPHPRLADEDGLLAIGADLKEERLLLAYQNGIFPWYDEDTPILWYSPHERFVIPKGAIKISKSMRQLIRSKRFRVSVNEAFPQVIEQCARISRDGQQGTWILPEMKESYISLHHQGYAHSIEVWEENQLVGGLYGVQVGKVFGGESMFSKTSNASKIALISLAQEFDLEMIDCQVHSDHLESMGAKLIPQAEFLAIIQQQKIKAHDFQRTL, from the coding sequence ATGCCATATTTACTGGATGAAGCTCAATTAGCTTTCCCACATCCTCGCCTAGCGGATGAAGATGGCTTGCTGGCCATTGGAGCCGACTTAAAGGAAGAACGTCTCCTGCTTGCTTATCAAAATGGAATATTCCCATGGTATGACGAGGATACGCCCATATTATGGTATTCCCCTCATGAACGTTTTGTTATTCCGAAGGGCGCGATAAAGATTTCCAAGAGTATGCGTCAGCTCATCCGTTCTAAAAGATTCCGAGTAAGCGTTAATGAGGCATTTCCACAAGTGATAGAACAGTGCGCACGTATTTCGCGCGATGGACAACAGGGTACTTGGATATTACCGGAGATGAAGGAATCTTATATATCCTTACATCATCAAGGATACGCGCATAGCATTGAAGTTTGGGAGGAAAACCAATTAGTTGGCGGACTATACGGAGTTCAAGTTGGGAAGGTATTTGGCGGTGAAAGTATGTTTTCTAAGACCTCAAACGCCTCTAAAATTGCCTTAATTAGTTTAGCTCAGGAATTTGATCTCGAAATGATTGACTGTCAAGTACATTCTGATCATCTAGAAAGCATGGGTGCAAAACTAATACCCCAAGCGGAGTTTTTAGCAATTATTCAACAACAAAAAATCAAAGCGCATGACTTTCAGCGAACACTTTAA
- a CDS encoding mechanosensitive ion channel family protein, translating to MRLPTITLSLSLLFFPLIIRAQTTTIDTKHSDKSLLMEEISNRIEHDSIFYINLMNAFKQLQFNSNENHRGDTLIKAKQASDSFQQAEFKEKIKKLKLSNTAFPVVLHKDTLFYIHTRIGSFLPQERASAISNKIYALYDADNFDPNLLSIEVNAEGRDIIYNQQEHIISVSILDAIWEDKSTDELAQSYVESIRAVIQKEREAYSLFNITKRIGLVILIIVLTSSLLLLINRFFGFTARNIATIKDHIMNGKVFQKVKVLRSNHVEQALIRLNKLLKIIVIFFSVYLSLPLLFSVFPETKAWTSTLIKLISNPLNAILRSFIDYLPNLFRVIVIFFLFKYLVRIARYIFQEIQRENIHFRDFHPEWALPTFKIVQFVCYAFMMVLIFPYLPGSSSPAFKGITVFIGVLVSLGSSNAIANVVAGLVITYMRPFQLGDRVKIGDTVGDVLEKTMLVTRIKTCKNEEITVPNSMVLSSSTINYSNQTKQENKGLIIHYVVTVGYDVPWETVYRLLIVAALASDGIEELPEPFVLQTQLNDFNISYQINAYTRNANVQAAIYSSLLENIQKVFQNVGIELLSPNYHVLNQK from the coding sequence ATGCGATTACCAACCATCACTCTTTCTCTTTCGCTACTTTTCTTTCCATTAATTATAAGGGCACAAACAACAACGATCGACACAAAACATTCAGACAAAAGTTTACTGATGGAAGAAATCAGCAACCGAATTGAACATGATTCAATTTTCTATATAAACTTGATGAATGCATTCAAGCAACTACAATTCAATTCCAATGAAAACCATCGAGGGGACACCTTAATTAAGGCTAAACAAGCGTCAGACTCATTCCAACAAGCCGAGTTCAAGGAAAAGATAAAAAAGCTAAAACTTTCAAATACCGCATTTCCGGTTGTACTTCATAAAGACACACTCTTCTATATACATACACGTATAGGTTCCTTTCTACCACAAGAGCGGGCATCCGCAATCTCCAATAAGATTTATGCCTTATACGATGCTGACAACTTTGACCCCAATCTACTAAGCATCGAAGTCAATGCGGAAGGACGAGATATTATTTATAATCAGCAAGAACATATCATATCTGTTAGTATACTTGACGCTATTTGGGAAGACAAAAGCACCGATGAACTTGCTCAGTCGTACGTAGAATCCATTCGCGCAGTTATCCAAAAAGAGCGGGAGGCATACAGCCTCTTCAATATTACAAAGCGTATTGGCCTTGTGATCCTTATTATCGTGTTAACGTCTAGCTTATTGCTGCTCATTAATAGATTTTTTGGATTTACAGCACGTAATATTGCCACTATCAAAGACCATATTATGAATGGCAAGGTTTTTCAAAAAGTAAAAGTATTACGTTCAAATCATGTAGAACAGGCATTGATACGCCTCAATAAGCTGTTGAAAATTATCGTTATATTTTTCAGTGTTTACCTTAGTCTTCCGCTATTATTTAGTGTTTTCCCAGAAACAAAAGCTTGGACAAGCACTTTGATCAAATTAATTTCAAATCCTTTAAACGCAATTCTTCGATCTTTTATTGATTATCTACCCAATCTATTTCGAGTCATTGTAATCTTCTTTCTATTTAAATATCTCGTCAGAATTGCTCGATATATCTTCCAAGAAATCCAACGAGAGAATATTCACTTTCGAGATTTTCATCCTGAATGGGCATTACCTACTTTTAAAATTGTCCAATTCGTATGCTATGCCTTTATGATGGTATTGATATTCCCGTACCTACCGGGTTCGAGCTCTCCAGCATTTAAAGGTATTACCGTATTCATTGGGGTATTGGTATCCTTAGGATCTTCGAATGCGATTGCCAATGTTGTGGCTGGTCTGGTCATTACCTATATGCGGCCATTTCAATTAGGAGATCGCGTAAAAATCGGAGATACGGTTGGTGATGTTCTAGAAAAGACCATGCTCGTCACAAGAATAAAGACCTGCAAGAATGAGGAAATTACAGTGCCCAATTCTATGGTTCTTTCAAGCAGTACAATCAATTATTCGAATCAGACGAAGCAGGAAAATAAAGGATTAATCATACATTATGTAGTAACTGTTGGCTATGACGTGCCGTGGGAAACAGTATATAGACTACTAATTGTTGCTGCACTCGCTAGCGATGGCATTGAAGAGTTACCGGAACCCTTCGTTCTTCAGACACAGTTAAACGACTTTAATATCTCCTATCAAATTAATGCCTATACAAGAAATGCAAATGTTCAAGCAGCGATATACAGCAGTTTACTAGAAAATATTCAAAAGGTGTTTCAAAACGTGGGCATTGAACTCCTTTCGCCAAATTATCATGTATTAAACCAGAAATGA